A DNA window from Phycisphaerales bacterium AB-hyl4 contains the following coding sequences:
- a CDS encoding Gfo/Idh/MocA family protein → MSRSPKRILIIGVGSIGERHLRCLQATEQAAVGLCEPVLPLRERIASQYNVELAFDSLDVALEQPWDSAVVATPANTHIPIAMRLVEAGIAPLIEKPLAVAEAGVAELVEALDRTQLVAGVAYVYRAHPALQAMRDALLAGKFGKPLQVTVIAGQHFPTYRPTFADTYYNDRARGGGATQDALTHLVNSAEWLVGPITRLTADMAHLKLPDVTVEDTVHVLARHGQVLGSYSLNQHQAPNEMTMTVICENGTARWELHRHAWRWMATPDSPWEEQVIDFKSRDDWFTAQERAWLDVLAGEAEPLCTVREAWQTLRATRAMLSAAERDDAWQTLTTEETLA, encoded by the coding sequence ATGAGTCGTTCACCCAAACGCATCCTCATCATCGGCGTCGGCTCCATCGGGGAACGCCACCTGCGCTGCCTACAAGCCACCGAGCAAGCGGCCGTCGGCCTGTGCGAGCCCGTACTTCCCCTGCGCGAGCGAATCGCCTCGCAATACAACGTCGAGCTGGCGTTCGACTCGCTCGATGTCGCACTTGAGCAGCCATGGGACAGCGCCGTCGTCGCCACGCCGGCCAACACGCACATCCCGATCGCCATGCGCCTGGTCGAAGCAGGCATCGCGCCGCTCATTGAAAAGCCGTTGGCCGTGGCGGAGGCTGGTGTAGCCGAGCTGGTTGAAGCGCTCGATCGGACGCAACTTGTCGCCGGCGTGGCCTACGTCTACCGCGCCCACCCCGCGTTGCAGGCGATGCGCGATGCACTTCTGGCTGGCAAGTTCGGCAAGCCGTTGCAGGTGACGGTCATCGCGGGCCAGCACTTCCCCACCTATCGCCCGACGTTCGCCGACACGTACTACAACGACCGAGCACGCGGCGGCGGCGCGACGCAGGATGCCCTCACCCACCTGGTCAATTCCGCCGAGTGGCTCGTCGGCCCGATCACACGCCTCACCGCCGACATGGCCCACCTCAAGCTGCCTGACGTCACCGTCGAAGACACGGTGCACGTGCTCGCCCGCCACGGGCAGGTGCTCGGCAGCTACAGCCTCAACCAGCACCAGGCACCCAACGAGATGACCATGACCGTGATCTGCGAAAACGGCACGGCCCGCTGGGAGCTGCATCGCCACGCCTGGCGGTGGATGGCCACGCCCGATTCGCCGTGGGAGGAACAGGTGATCGATTTCAAAAGCCGGGACGACTGGTTCACCGCGCAGGAGCGTGCATGGCTGGACGTGCTCGCTGGCGAAGCCGAGCCGTTGTGCACGGTACGCGAGGCGTGGCAGACGTTGCGTGCGACGCGCGCCATGCTCTCGGCAGCCGAGCGCGACGATGCCTGGCAGACGCTGACGACCGAGGAGACCTTGGCATGA
- a CDS encoding gamma-glutamylcyclotransferase, translating to MRYVGLEVHKRSVRVVFSVHDAYPAPVAATRNDVSRPGVSVEGEVYSVDEACMKERDAIEGVAVGLYERRQVELLDDMGNVDAFYWLGKIEGMTDIGHRW from the coding sequence ATGCGCTATGTGGGACTGGAAGTGCACAAGCGCAGCGTGCGGGTGGTGTTCAGTGTCCATGATGCCTACCCAGCACCCGTAGCGGCCACACGAAACGACGTGAGCCGGCCTGGCGTCTCCGTCGAAGGTGAGGTCTATTCAGTGGACGAGGCTTGTATGAAAGAACGGGACGCTATTGAGGGCGTTGCAGTAGGCCTGTACGAGCGGCGGCAAGTCGAGCTGCTCGACGACATGGGCAATGTCGATGCCTTTTATTGGCTAGGAAAAATTGAAGGCATGACGGACATCGGCCACCGCTGGTGA
- a CDS encoding type II toxin-antitoxin system HipA family toxin: protein MMDAEALVYVDIQGQPVLAGRLWSRMRKGRNSASFEYDDDWLRRTDRFALEPALQLGPGPFHTPADKPMFGAIGDSAPDRWGRVLMRRAERRRADRAGETPRTLREIDYLLMVNDEARQGALRFALQPDGPFLAPSETTSIPPLVELPRLLSAADHVADDSDSDEDLRLLLAPGSSLGGARPKASVRDKDGQLAIVKFPHRDDDFDAVRWEAVALSLAEKAGITVPQWRLEQVGNKPVLLLRRFDRQDGQRIPFLSAMSMLEANDNETRSYLEFVDALRQYGAAPHADMAMLWRRIVFSVMISNTDDHLRNHGFLYEGADGWRLAPAYDMNPTPVDIKPRVLSTAIDLDDTTASLDRAFDVASYFDLDHSQARDIARQVGNAVSTWRQEAIRLTVPTRQIDRMASAFEHDGLHAALVL from the coding sequence ATGATGGATGCCGAGGCGCTCGTTTACGTTGATATTCAGGGCCAGCCGGTCTTGGCAGGCCGTCTATGGTCGCGGATGCGCAAGGGCCGCAACAGCGCCAGCTTCGAGTATGACGATGATTGGCTTCGCCGAACAGACCGCTTTGCCCTTGAACCTGCGCTGCAGCTTGGGCCGGGGCCGTTCCACACGCCGGCGGATAAACCCATGTTTGGTGCGATCGGCGACTCAGCCCCCGATCGCTGGGGCCGCGTTTTGATGCGCCGCGCCGAGCGTCGGCGGGCCGACCGCGCGGGTGAAACACCCCGCACACTCCGAGAAATCGACTACCTGCTGATGGTCAACGACGAGGCGCGTCAGGGGGCCCTGCGTTTTGCCCTGCAGCCCGACGGGCCGTTTCTGGCGCCCAGCGAAACCACGTCCATCCCGCCGCTCGTTGAATTGCCGCGCCTCCTCTCAGCAGCCGATCACGTTGCCGATGATTCAGACAGCGATGAAGATCTTCGGCTGTTGCTTGCCCCCGGCTCCTCGCTCGGTGGCGCCAGACCCAAGGCCTCTGTCAGGGACAAAGATGGTCAGCTTGCCATTGTCAAGTTTCCCCACCGTGACGACGACTTCGACGCTGTGCGCTGGGAGGCTGTCGCACTGAGCCTTGCAGAGAAGGCCGGCATCACCGTTCCGCAATGGCGTCTGGAGCAGGTCGGCAACAAACCCGTCCTACTGTTGCGCCGCTTTGATCGGCAGGACGGCCAACGCATTCCCTTTCTCTCGGCGATGAGCATGCTCGAAGCCAATGACAACGAGACACGCAGTTACCTTGAATTTGTCGATGCACTCCGTCAGTACGGGGCAGCGCCGCATGCGGACATGGCCATGCTCTGGCGACGGATTGTTTTCAGCGTGATGATCTCGAACACCGACGACCATCTGCGCAACCACGGCTTTCTGTATGAGGGGGCTGATGGCTGGCGACTTGCTCCGGCCTACGACATGAATCCGACGCCGGTCGATATTAAGCCGCGTGTCCTGTCCACGGCCATCGATCTGGATGACACCACAGCGTCCCTCGATCGCGCCTTCGATGTAGCTTCCTATTTTGATCTGGACCATTCGCAGGCGCGCGACATTGCCAGGCAGGTCGGCAACGCCGTCTCCACATGGCGTCAAGAGGCGATTCGTCTCACTGTCCCCACCCGTCAGATCGACCGGATGGCAAGCGCGTTCGAGCATGATGGCCTCCATGCTGCTCTTGTCCTGTAA
- a CDS encoding GntR family transcriptional regulator, whose product MSTARKVKRPNQREAAYQAIREALILQAVPAGEKLSEPAWSERLAVSRSAVREAFARLEAEGLIELAETAGYVVPTLTAEDVAEIVELRLALEAAAIDRLCTRGLNTPEALKELEDACDQQDAFLANGYRLGATEADRRFHQQLVALAGNRRLTAMYRRAPLPLIHRMLVGTQPLRPSDHSVDEHREILRCLREGDAQGARHLLRRHLLPKVPVSMR is encoded by the coding sequence ATGTCAACTGCTCGAAAGGTGAAGCGACCGAATCAGCGTGAGGCTGCGTACCAGGCGATTCGTGAGGCGTTGATTCTGCAGGCGGTGCCGGCGGGTGAGAAGCTCAGCGAGCCGGCGTGGAGCGAACGGCTGGCTGTGAGCCGCAGTGCGGTGCGGGAGGCGTTTGCCCGGCTTGAGGCGGAGGGGCTGATCGAACTGGCGGAGACGGCGGGCTATGTGGTGCCCACGCTCACAGCCGAGGACGTGGCGGAAATCGTCGAGCTTCGGTTGGCGCTGGAAGCGGCGGCCATTGACCGGTTGTGTACACGCGGCCTGAATACGCCCGAGGCGCTGAAGGAACTGGAAGATGCGTGCGATCAGCAAGACGCGTTTCTCGCCAACGGCTATCGCCTCGGTGCCACTGAGGCGGATCGGCGGTTTCACCAGCAACTGGTGGCACTGGCCGGCAACCGGCGGCTGACGGCGATGTACCGCCGGGCACCGCTGCCGTTGATTCACCGCATGCTGGTCGGGACGCAACCGCTGCGGCCGAGCGATCACAGCGTGGACGAGCATCGAGAAATCCTCCGGTGTCTCCGCGAGGGCGATGCCCAAGGGGCCCGTCACCTGTTGCGGCGACACCTGCTGCCCAAGGTGCCCGTCAGCATGAGGTAA
- a CDS encoding Gfo/Idh/MocA family oxidoreductase, giving the protein MVNHTPLVADPHNIRLAMLGMVEGNGHPYSWSAIVNGRYDADVMAKCGYPVIAQYLGAQPKENLGIPGAQVTHVWCDQRTDAEQVARAAYIDHIVDKPEDVIGHVDAVIIATDVGHEHLDRARPFIEADLPVFIDKPLTDREDHLRQFHAWWQQGKAILSTSCMRYATEFAQLREQLPATGTPRLIFATMLKDWERYGIHGLESIYGLLPPGGWQRVVNTGTPELNIVHLTHEAGVDIVLAVGHDLVGGYGHVSVIGSKATVRAEFRDTFAAFKAQLVAFVDYLRCGVSPVPQTETIEQMKIIIAGIRSREQHGKPIYLSEIQP; this is encoded by the coding sequence ATGGTGAATCACACCCCCCTTGTTGCCGACCCGCACAACATCCGCCTGGCCATGCTCGGTATGGTCGAAGGTAACGGCCATCCCTATAGCTGGTCCGCCATCGTCAACGGCCGCTACGACGCCGACGTCATGGCCAAGTGCGGCTATCCCGTCATCGCCCAATATCTCGGCGCCCAACCAAAAGAAAACCTCGGCATCCCCGGTGCCCAGGTCACGCACGTCTGGTGCGATCAGCGAACCGACGCCGAGCAGGTCGCCCGCGCCGCATACATCGACCACATCGTCGACAAGCCCGAAGACGTCATCGGCCACGTCGACGCTGTCATCATCGCCACCGACGTCGGCCACGAACACCTCGACCGCGCCAGGCCCTTCATCGAAGCCGACCTGCCCGTGTTCATCGACAAACCACTGACCGATCGCGAAGACCACCTCCGCCAGTTCCACGCCTGGTGGCAGCAGGGCAAGGCCATCCTCTCCACCAGTTGCATGCGCTACGCAACCGAGTTTGCGCAACTGCGCGAACAACTGCCCGCCACCGGCACGCCGCGCCTCATCTTCGCCACCATGCTCAAGGACTGGGAACGCTACGGCATCCACGGCCTCGAATCCATCTATGGCCTGCTGCCGCCCGGCGGCTGGCAACGCGTCGTCAACACCGGCACGCCCGAACTCAACATCGTCCACCTCACCCACGAAGCAGGCGTCGACATCGTGCTCGCCGTCGGCCACGACCTCGTCGGCGGCTACGGCCACGTCAGTGTCATCGGCTCCAAGGCCACCGTACGGGCCGAGTTCCGCGACACCTTCGCCGCGTTCAAAGCTCAGCTTGTCGCGTTCGTCGACTATCTGCGTTGCGGTGTTTCCCCCGTGCCGCAGACGGAAACGATCGAGCAGATGAAGATTATCATTGCCGGTATTCGCAGCCGTGAGCAGCACGGCAAGCCGATCTACCTTTCGGAGATTCAGCCATGA
- a CDS encoding Gfo/Idh/MocA family oxidoreductase, producing MGKLSVYNQVKNRRASDEKVSVVFDKANWPPLAQTNLSPVIDVEHHSMILMQLDNGVQASYQQCHYTPDSHRNYTIIGTEGRIENQGDYSTDSHQAEVHLWTNRGDQHETIRIPSTPGTHGGADPEVVADFLRFLKTGHTHGASPLDARMSVATGVMATQSLRAGSQPYDVPAVAHRGNAH from the coding sequence ATGGGAAAACTTAGCGTCTACAACCAGGTGAAGAACCGACGGGCATCAGACGAAAAAGTTTCCGTCGTCTTCGACAAAGCCAATTGGCCGCCACTGGCGCAGACCAACCTGAGCCCGGTTATTGACGTCGAGCACCACAGCATGATTCTCATGCAACTGGACAACGGCGTACAGGCCAGCTATCAGCAATGTCACTATACGCCCGACAGCCATCGCAACTACACGATCATCGGCACCGAAGGTCGAATCGAAAATCAGGGTGACTACTCCACTGACAGTCATCAAGCCGAGGTCCACCTGTGGACCAACCGGGGTGACCAGCATGAAACGATCCGCATTCCATCCACGCCCGGCACACACGGCGGTGCGGACCCAGAGGTCGTGGCAGACTTTCTGCGGTTTTTGAAAACGGGCCATACTCACGGGGCGAGTCCGCTGGATGCTCGGATGAGCGTTGCGACCGGCGTGATGGCCACGCAATCATTGCGGGCGGGAAGTCAGCCCTATGATGTACCTGCCGTTGCTCATCGTGGAAACGCGCATTGA
- a CDS encoding SDR family oxidoreductase, with amino-acid sequence MTVLDSFKLDGKVALVTGGAGLFGRQIVIALAEAGAKTYVASRNLEALEAQAEALRGEGLDVTAMQLDQADEASVNALRDRLISDAGHVDVLVNNAVARPMKSWSDGGEAFAKSMAINATGLYLMTRAFGDAMAERGRGSIINIGSIQGMVGADFSLYEGLGMDAPPDYYFHKGGLVQLTRYTAARLGPKGVRVNCLSPGGFFNNQNPTFVERYNQRTFLNRMANDDDLKGAIVFLASDASAYITGTNLPIDAGYTAK; translated from the coding sequence ATGACGGTACTGGATTCATTCAAACTGGATGGCAAGGTGGCGCTGGTCACCGGCGGGGCCGGGCTGTTCGGCCGACAGATCGTCATCGCGCTGGCCGAGGCGGGGGCGAAGACGTATGTCGCCAGCCGCAACCTCGAGGCGCTCGAAGCGCAGGCCGAGGCGCTGCGAGGCGAGGGCCTCGACGTCACCGCGATGCAACTGGACCAGGCCGACGAAGCCTCCGTCAATGCCCTGCGCGATCGGCTGATCAGCGACGCCGGCCACGTCGACGTACTCGTGAACAACGCCGTCGCCCGCCCGATGAAAAGCTGGAGCGACGGCGGCGAAGCGTTCGCGAAAAGCATGGCCATCAACGCCACAGGCCTGTACCTGATGACCCGGGCCTTCGGCGACGCCATGGCCGAGCGCGGCCGCGGCAGCATCATCAACATCGGCTCGATCCAGGGCATGGTCGGCGCGGACTTCTCGCTCTATGAAGGCCTGGGCATGGACGCCCCGCCCGACTACTACTTCCACAAGGGCGGCCTCGTTCAGCTCACCCGCTACACCGCCGCCCGCCTCGGCCCCAAGGGCGTGCGCGTCAACTGCCTCAGCCCCGGCGGCTTCTTCAACAACCAGAACCCAACCTTTGTGGAGCGCTACAACCAGCGAACGTTCCTCAACCGCATGGCCAACGACGATGATCTCAAAGGCGCAATCGTCTTCCTCGCCTCCGACGCCTCCGCCTACATCACCGGCACGAACCTACCCATTGACGCCGGCTACACCGCCAAGTAA
- the wecB gene encoding non-hydrolyzing UDP-N-acetylglucosamine 2-epimerase — protein MKKIAVFVGTRPEGIKMAPVIAALRQAPDLEPIVVSTGQHREMLQQVVDLFQITVDHDLAVMQPNQTLASLTARLMTRIDELLDRIEPDMALVQGDTTTVLVASLACFYRRIPIGHVEAGLRTGNIWSPFPEEVNRRLASPLVTLHFPPTEFGRANLLKEGVADKQIRVTGNTVIDALQMEVQRQQDPQIKAKIDQALAEEVGRDWDQVPYVLVTGHRRENFGQGFEQICDALADLADRFPDHRFIYPVHLNPQVQAPVQARLGDRRNIKLITPRDYRTFVALMSRCRLVLTDSGGVQEEAPGLGKPVLVMRDTTERPEGVEAGTVQLVGADRARIVEAASELLTDRASYDAMAEAVNPYGDGQAAERILDRIREHFAELVAGASNASP, from the coding sequence ATGAAAAAGATCGCAGTATTCGTAGGCACACGCCCGGAAGGCATCAAAATGGCGCCGGTGATCGCCGCCCTGCGGCAGGCGCCCGACCTGGAGCCGATCGTCGTCTCCACCGGCCAGCATCGCGAGATGCTTCAGCAGGTGGTCGACCTGTTTCAGATCACGGTGGATCACGACCTCGCGGTCATGCAGCCGAACCAGACGCTCGCGTCGCTGACCGCCCGGCTGATGACGCGCATCGACGAGTTGCTGGATCGCATCGAGCCGGACATGGCGCTCGTGCAGGGCGACACGACGACCGTGCTCGTCGCATCACTGGCCTGCTTCTACCGGCGCATCCCGATCGGGCATGTTGAGGCAGGCCTGCGCACAGGCAACATCTGGTCGCCGTTTCCCGAGGAGGTCAACCGTCGGCTGGCCAGCCCGCTGGTCACGCTGCACTTCCCCCCGACGGAGTTTGGCCGGGCGAACCTGCTGAAGGAAGGCGTCGCAGATAAGCAGATCCGCGTCACCGGCAACACGGTGATCGACGCCCTGCAAATGGAAGTGCAACGTCAGCAAGACCCGCAAATCAAGGCAAAGATCGACCAGGCCCTCGCCGAGGAAGTCGGCCGGGACTGGGATCAGGTGCCCTACGTGCTGGTCACCGGCCACCGCCGCGAAAACTTCGGCCAAGGTTTCGAGCAGATCTGCGATGCGCTGGCCGATCTGGCAGACCGCTTCCCGGACCACCGCTTCATCTACCCCGTGCATCTGAACCCGCAGGTGCAGGCGCCGGTGCAGGCTCGGCTAGGCGATCGCCGGAACATCAAACTCATCACGCCACGCGACTACCGCACGTTCGTCGCGCTGATGAGTCGATGTCGTCTGGTGCTGACCGACTCCGGCGGCGTGCAGGAAGAAGCCCCAGGGCTTGGCAAGCCGGTGCTGGTGATGCGCGACACGACCGAGCGCCCAGAGGGCGTGGAGGCGGGAACGGTGCAACTGGTCGGCGCGGATCGGGCGCGGATCGTCGAAGCGGCAAGCGAACTGCTGACGGATCGCGCGAGCTATGACGCGATGGCCGAGGCGGTCAATCCCTACGGCGACGGCCAGGCGGCCGAGCGCATCCTGGACCGCATCCGCGAGCACTTCGCCGAGCTGGTAGCCGGCGCGAGCAACGCGTCGCCGTGA
- a CDS encoding IS110 family transposase has translation MWHVGIDLHHQTLVVAAVHDSGEVRPAVHLQTSETQAIRDLFVDLRPFQAVIEATGTYRWLHDLLAPMGTVLLAHPLRLRAMIVRRAKSDRLDAQLLANLLRLDRIPLAYVPPAHYQMLRDLVRYRAHLSRQIAHAKTQLRQLLARQNIQPPYRSPFGPRGLYWFSRQDLGCVGNSMRDHLIERIELVQRQLAAVDGQMTAVSEQFPQIEALTDLRGIGLFTALLVVAEFGEVERFRTARQAAAYTGLTTRVYQSGDTRRTGHISKQGSPWLRWALVEAAMKLVTKDAKLASFYHRIRKRSSSKIARVAAARKLAEICWKRLRRWHRLHDRPVIAAA, from the coding sequence ATGTGGCATGTCGGTATCGACCTTCATCATCAGACGCTGGTGGTGGCTGCGGTGCACGACTCGGGCGAGGTGCGTCCGGCGGTGCATCTGCAAACCAGCGAAACCCAGGCCATCCGTGATCTGTTCGTGGACCTTAGGCCGTTCCAGGCGGTGATCGAGGCCACGGGCACCTACCGCTGGTTGCACGATCTGCTTGCACCGATGGGCACCGTCTTGCTTGCCCACCCGCTGAGGCTGCGGGCGATGATCGTGCGGCGGGCCAAGAGCGACCGGCTCGACGCCCAGTTGCTGGCGAATCTGCTGCGGCTGGACCGGATCCCGCTGGCGTATGTGCCGCCAGCGCACTACCAGATGCTGCGTGACCTGGTGCGATATCGCGCCCACCTGAGTCGGCAGATCGCACACGCGAAAACGCAGCTTCGGCAGTTGTTGGCCAGACAGAACATTCAGCCGCCGTACCGGTCCCCCTTCGGGCCCCGCGGACTCTATTGGTTCTCGCGCCAGGACTTGGGGTGTGTCGGCAATTCGATGCGCGACCATCTGATCGAGCGCATTGAGTTGGTGCAGCGACAGCTCGCGGCCGTCGATGGCCAGATGACGGCGGTCAGCGAACAGTTCCCCCAGATCGAAGCCTTGACGGACCTGCGCGGCATCGGCCTGTTCACGGCACTGCTGGTGGTGGCGGAGTTCGGTGAGGTCGAGCGGTTCCGGACGGCCAGGCAGGCAGCGGCCTACACCGGCTTGACCACGCGCGTCTATCAGAGCGGTGACACACGCCGTACCGGTCACATCTCCAAGCAGGGTTCGCCCTGGTTGCGCTGGGCGCTGGTCGAGGCGGCGATGAAGCTGGTGACGAAGGACGCGAAGCTGGCCAGCTTCTACCATCGCATCCGCAAGCGAAGCAGCAGCAAGATTGCCCGCGTGGCGGCGGCCCGGAAGCTGGCAGAGATCTGCTGGAAGCGATTGCGCCGCTGGCATCGGCTGCACGATCGTCCGGTCATCGCGGCGGCATAA
- a CDS encoding SDR family NAD(P)-dependent oxidoreductase, whose product MPKLFDLAGKVALVAGGGGYLGRPICETFAAHGATVVVADLRRHAAEAVARAITQNGGKAHAVVIDTGDEQSINDVVNAVHREHGQLDVLVNTSVYCTGKSHAKGTVDDWQRCLQVTLTGAFLLARAASRIMLPQARGSIIHFSSMYGLVSPDPRNYADEDSVNPPDYGAAKAGVLQLTRYQAVQWGAHGVRVNAIVPGPFPNPTIQQHDPAFVDRLSQRVPLNRIGQANEIAGPTLFLASDASSYVNGASLIVDGGWTAW is encoded by the coding sequence ATGCCCAAGCTCTTTGATCTTGCGGGTAAAGTCGCCCTCGTCGCCGGCGGCGGCGGCTATCTGGGGCGACCCATCTGCGAAACGTTCGCGGCCCATGGCGCAACCGTCGTCGTCGCCGACCTTCGCCGCCACGCCGCCGAGGCCGTCGCACGTGCCATCACTCAAAACGGCGGCAAGGCGCACGCCGTGGTGATCGACACCGGTGACGAGCAGAGCATCAACGACGTCGTCAACGCCGTGCATCGCGAACACGGCCAGCTTGACGTGCTCGTCAACACCAGTGTCTATTGCACCGGCAAAAGCCACGCCAAGGGCACCGTCGACGACTGGCAGCGATGCCTCCAGGTCACGCTCACCGGCGCCTTCCTCCTCGCTCGTGCCGCCAGCCGCATCATGCTCCCCCAGGCCCGCGGCAGCATCATCCACTTCAGCAGCATGTACGGCCTGGTCAGCCCCGACCCGCGCAACTACGCCGACGAAGACAGCGTCAACCCGCCCGACTACGGCGCTGCCAAGGCTGGCGTGCTCCAACTCACCCGCTACCAGGCCGTGCAATGGGGGGCGCACGGCGTGCGCGTCAACGCCATCGTCCCCGGCCCGTTCCCCAACCCCACGATCCAACAGCATGACCCGGCCTTCGTCGACCGGCTCAGCCAGCGCGTGCCCCTGAATCGCATCGGTCAGGCGAACGAAATCGCCGGCCCGACCCTGTTCCTCGCATCCGACGCGTCAAGCTATGTCAATGGCGCCTCCCTCATCGTCGACGGAGGTTGGACCGCATGGTGA
- a CDS encoding helix-turn-helix domain-containing protein → MIQHRPTETLPLPVRRAMRKLGQDIRDARRRRRISTAIMAERASISRTTLHKVERGDPSVSFGTYATVLFVLGLTERLAEVADVRSDAVGLELEEENLPQRIRHRKKSKRSSSDSKGIE, encoded by the coding sequence ATGATCCAGCATCGTCCAACTGAAACGCTGCCGCTACCCGTCCGCCGCGCGATGCGGAAGCTCGGGCAGGACATTCGTGATGCGCGACGCCGACGCCGCATCTCGACAGCCATTATGGCCGAACGCGCCTCGATCAGTCGCACCACGCTCCACAAAGTGGAGCGAGGCGACCCGTCCGTCTCCTTCGGCACCTACGCCACCGTGTTGTTTGTGCTCGGTCTGACCGAGCGCCTTGCCGAGGTCGCCGACGTCCGGTCGGATGCCGTTGGCTTGGAACTTGAAGAAGAAAACCTGCCCCAACGGATTCGCCATCGGAAGAAATCCAAGCGTTCGTCCTCAGACAGCAAGGGGATCGAATGA
- a CDS encoding HpcH/HpaI aldolase/citrate lyase family protein, with protein MTTPVPPLRPSRVLAKLRAGEVVSCTKLNLSDPRVVEIAALAGLDCVWLDLEHVANNIRDIENAVRAAKAYNCDALVRVPRGSYSDLVRPLEVDAAGIMVPHVMNGDDARQIIHQTRFHPLGLRPLDGGNTDGAYCTEPLQDYIRHANEQRFVILQIEDPEAVNELDAIASVPGVDMIFFGPGDYSHALGIPGQMDDPRIDQARQAVARAAQKHNIFAGTVTGAAGIDRCVQMGYRFLSVGADVVALSSAFRETAAAFTGVQAKGTDSLYSANT; from the coding sequence ATGACCACCCCTGTCCCACCGCTGCGTCCGAGTCGTGTGCTCGCCAAACTTCGTGCCGGCGAAGTGGTCAGCTGCACCAAGCTCAACCTCTCCGACCCGCGCGTGGTGGAGATCGCCGCGCTGGCCGGCCTCGACTGCGTCTGGCTCGACCTCGAGCACGTGGCCAACAACATCCGCGACATCGAAAACGCCGTCCGGGCCGCCAAGGCTTACAACTGCGACGCGCTCGTCCGCGTACCGCGCGGCAGCTACAGCGATCTGGTTCGCCCCTTGGAAGTCGACGCCGCCGGCATCATGGTCCCGCACGTGATGAACGGTGACGATGCCCGCCAAATCATCCACCAGACCCGCTTTCACCCGCTCGGCCTGCGCCCGCTCGACGGCGGCAACACCGACGGCGCGTACTGCACCGAACCGCTGCAGGACTACATCCGCCACGCCAACGAGCAGCGCTTCGTCATCCTCCAGATCGAAGACCCCGAAGCGGTGAACGAACTCGACGCGATCGCCTCCGTGCCCGGCGTCGACATGATCTTCTTCGGCCCCGGCGACTACAGCCACGCCCTCGGCATCCCGGGCCAGATGGACGACCCGCGCATTGACCAGGCACGGCAAGCCGTCGCCCGCGCCGCGCAAAAGCACAACATCTTTGCCGGCACAGTCACGGGCGCCGCCGGCATCGACCGCTGCGTGCAGATGGGCTACCGCTTTCTGAGTGTCGGGGCCGACGTGGTCGCGCTGAGCAGCGCCTTCCGCGAAACCGCCGCAGCATTCACCGGCGTTCAGGCCAAGGGAACGGACAGCCTCTATTCCGCGAACACCTGA
- a CDS encoding PEP-CTERM sorting domain-containing protein — translation MKKVSMTIATMLVTGVGFGQTATAVTNVSDFGMAGWESTDTRVEGANATTQAQIDSRIQFVQGPAGADGGALNLIAPATSDKATLALVDTNGLGGLAGLTAEYRWYKDSPSGAAAPGFKIGLQTADFGTTGSSSRIGENDWDKVLIYEPYDNPSGGNPPTGQWITQTLDAETGTWWMFDRTTLTTVNAPHNSLTLAEWMDDEEWGTLLTGATIVDIQLGVGSGNADVDSYVDYLSVSFDGGVMSTTYNFIPEPTSLTLLGIGGMMMLRRRR, via the coding sequence ATGAAGAAGGTATCAATGACGATCGCGACGATGCTGGTGACCGGAGTCGGCTTCGGCCAAACCGCCACGGCTGTGACCAATGTGAGTGACTTCGGTATGGCCGGCTGGGAGTCCACCGATACGCGGGTGGAGGGTGCTAACGCCACGACACAGGCGCAGATCGATTCGCGCATTCAGTTCGTGCAGGGACCGGCCGGCGCCGACGGAGGCGCGCTCAATCTCATCGCGCCGGCTACCTCGGACAAGGCCACACTCGCGTTGGTCGACACGAATGGTCTCGGCGGCCTGGCCGGGTTGACGGCCGAGTATCGCTGGTACAAAGACAGCCCGTCCGGCGCAGCGGCTCCGGGGTTCAAGATCGGCCTTCAGACCGCTGATTTCGGCACAACCGGATCCTCCTCGCGCATCGGCGAAAACGATTGGGACAAGGTCCTGATTTACGAGCCCTATGACAATCCAAGCGGTGGCAATCCGCCCACCGGCCAGTGGATCACCCAGACGCTGGATGCTGAAACCGGCACGTGGTGGATGTTTGATCGCACGACGCTCACGACCGTCAACGCGCCGCACAACAGCCTCACGCTGGCGGAATGGATGGACGACGAGGAGTGGGGAACGTTGCTGACCGGCGCGACGATCGTTGACATTCAACTCGGCGTCGGCTCAGGCAATGCAGACGTCGACTCGTACGTAGACTACCTTAGCGTCAGTTTTGACGGTGGCGTGATGAGCACCACCTACAACTTCATCCCCGAGCCGACCAGCCTCACGCTCCTTGGAATCGGGGGCATGATGATGTTGCGCCGTCGTCGCTGA